Genomic window (Oryzihumus leptocrescens):
CACCAGCGCGGTGAAGTCACGGATGAAGTGGGCCTGGTCGTACCACCCGTGGGCGTGGGCCAGGTCCGTGAGCGAACCGGTCCAGCCGCCGTCGAGGGCGCTGACCGCGTCGTGCATGCGGTAGCGGGCCAGCACCCACTTCGGCCCGACCCCGACGTAGTGGTGGAAGAGCCGCTGGAGCCCGCGCGAGGAGAGGGCGTGCCGGTCCTCGAGCTGGGTCACCTGCACGATGCTGCGGTCGGTGAGCATGTCGTCGAGCACGGTCAGCAGCCGGTCGTAGCGGTCATCGTTCGGGTGGTCCGGCGCGACCAGGGAGGCCAGCGCGTCCTCGGCCAGGGCGACGCACTCCTTCCCGGCCAGGTCCGGGCCGACCTGCTCCAGCCGGTCAATGACGCGGTCGGGCACGGCCGCGCGGGCCGGGAGAACCGCGTCGCGCCAGGGGCGCGCGGACTGGCCGGTGAGCGAGGCCAGGCCGCCGGGCCGGAACTTCACGCCGAGGACCCACGCCTGCCCGGTG
Coding sequences:
- a CDS encoding helix-turn-helix domain-containing protein, translating into MGDWTNATPTSTTAGILRPEELAQRTTLERYAAGPGLQRWVENYWVLGWDLPPGTAHASQVLPHPACTLSVERGNPRPETQGQPVVLTGVVTRRFDVALTGQAWVLGVKFRPGGLASLTGQSARPWRDAVLPARAAVPDRVIDRLEQVGPDLAGKECVALAEDALASLVAPDHPNDDRYDRLLTVLDDMLTDRSIVQVTQLEDRHALSSRGLQRLFHHYVGVGPKWVLARYRMHDAVSALDGGWTGSLTDLAHAHGWYDQAHFIRDFTALVGVPPSQYRSRRV